The following are from one region of the Segatella oris genome:
- a CDS encoding beta-ketoacyl synthase N-terminal-like domain-containing protein, translating into MVSVLADNVISPLGETSEENYQAVKEGKSAIHAYAPMTAGIPNGFVASLLSSDFEELAFRSAQKAIDASGINISSTRTVFILSSTKGSIEKLGQTDDDKLYLGNIAQRIATRLGIQLSPIVVCNACISGLAAMILASRLLVSKKYDYAVVCGGDCPGRFIISGFQSLNAMSAFSCQPFDIERQGLNLGEAAATVVLGREITTKSVNNGCRRQVWQIGHGYIKNDAYHISAPSKTAEGLYEALLETKNGIDKRNIAFINAHGTATLFNDQMEAIAIHRAELQDIPVNALKGYVGHTLGAAGIMETILCMKSIDDHTILGTRGYEEMGVSGKVQLSSKHQPTNKTSFIKLLSGFGGCNAALYAQSVGIKPQEFSDSKTNGGGSANISYSVKKKHRVHITPQGIWLDNKEFIIDKEITQNGLLTALYKQIIGNYPKYYKMDGLCRLGFVASELLLKAERDKGSFTEDTNKTRAIVFFNRSSSIASDKKYLASIVEKDNYFPSPSVFVYTLPNIVTGEIAIRNGYHGETSFYILPHKNELLMQDIIETTFMDEQTTSVLTGWLDYEDSEHFEADLYIAYK; encoded by the coding sequence CAGACTTTGAAGAGCTTGCTTTTCGATCTGCACAAAAAGCAATAGATGCTTCTGGAATAAATATAAGTAGTACGCGCACTGTTTTTATTCTGAGTTCTACGAAAGGATCAATAGAGAAATTAGGTCAGACAGATGACGATAAACTTTATCTTGGTAATATTGCGCAACGCATTGCTACACGATTAGGTATACAGTTGAGTCCTATTGTCGTGTGTAATGCATGTATATCAGGGTTGGCAGCAATGATTTTAGCTTCGCGTCTATTGGTCTCTAAAAAATATGATTATGCGGTCGTTTGCGGAGGAGATTGTCCTGGTCGTTTTATTATTTCAGGTTTTCAGTCATTGAATGCTATGTCTGCTTTTTCTTGCCAGCCATTTGATATTGAGCGGCAAGGACTTAATTTAGGTGAAGCTGCAGCAACCGTTGTTTTGGGGCGTGAGATTACAACAAAGTCGGTCAATAATGGTTGCAGAAGGCAAGTGTGGCAGATAGGTCATGGCTACATCAAGAATGATGCATATCATATCAGTGCTCCGTCAAAGACTGCAGAGGGGTTGTATGAAGCATTACTGGAAACAAAGAATGGAATTGATAAAAGGAATATTGCTTTTATCAATGCACACGGTACGGCTACATTGTTCAATGACCAGATGGAGGCTATTGCCATTCATCGGGCAGAATTACAGGATATCCCAGTCAATGCATTGAAAGGTTATGTAGGCCATACGTTAGGTGCAGCTGGTATAATGGAAACCATTCTTTGTATGAAGTCTATTGATGACCATACTATTCTTGGTACACGAGGGTATGAGGAAATGGGAGTCTCCGGTAAAGTACAACTATCTTCGAAACATCAACCAACAAACAAAACATCTTTTATCAAGCTGTTGTCGGGGTTTGGCGGTTGTAATGCTGCGCTCTATGCCCAGTCTGTAGGAATAAAACCTCAAGAGTTTAGTGATAGTAAAACGAATGGTGGTGGGTCTGCTAATATTTCATATAGTGTAAAGAAGAAACATCGGGTGCATATTACTCCACAAGGTATATGGCTTGATAATAAAGAGTTTATAATTGATAAAGAAATCACTCAGAATGGTTTACTTACTGCGCTTTATAAGCAGATAATAGGTAACTATCCAAAATATTATAAAATGGATGGGCTTTGCCGTTTAGGTTTTGTTGCTTCAGAATTATTGTTAAAAGCAGAAAGGGATAAAGGCTCATTTACTGAAGATACAAACAAGACGAGAGCAATAGTTTTTTTCAATCGTTCGTCATCAATAGCTTCAGATAAGAAATATTTGGCTTCAATAGTAGAGAAAGATAATTATTTTCCCAGTCCTTCTGTTTTTGTTTATACATTACCGAATATTGTTACAGGTGAGATTGCTATCCGTAATGGTTATCATGGAGAAACCTCTTTTTATATTCTGCCTCATAAGAATGAGCTCTTGATGCAAGATATTATAGAAACAACTTTTATGGACGAACAGACCACTTCTGTATTGACGGGTTGGCTTGATTATGAAGATAGTGAACATTTTGAAGCAGATTTGTACATTGCTTATAAATAA
- a CDS encoding phosphopantetheine-binding protein, translated as MMEELIKELKEEIIKVLNLEEMTPEDIDENDALFGDGLGLDSIDALELIVLMEKKYGIKLANPAEGKKIFTSIATIADFVSKNRKK; from the coding sequence ATGATGGAAGAGTTAATTAAAGAACTAAAGGAAGAGATTATCAAGGTATTAAATCTCGAAGAGATGACACCGGAAGATATTGATGAAAATGATGCTCTCTTCGGTGATGGCTTGGGCTTGGATTCAATTGATGCATTAGAATTAATTGTCCTTATGGAGAAGAAATATGGTATTAAATTGGCTAATCCAGCAGAAGGAAAGAAGATCTTTACGAGCATTGCAACTATTGCTGATTTTGTGAGCAAGAACAGAAAGAAATAA
- a CDS encoding beta-ketoacyl-[acyl-carrier-protein] synthase family protein — MNIAITGEGIISAIGLNKQEVLQSLLEKRSGIGEMKFLQSTHHELPVGEVGLSNEQMKGILGIPVSQMMSRTALMGIIAIQQALEDADIKIADILERKKNGSPLRIVLISGTTVGGMDLTELCFDDLDKADLEFLKHHDSGSCTNFMADYFGIFTEVTTLSTACSSAANAIMFGARLLKAGAADIVVAGGTEALTRFHLNGFNSLMILDHHRCRPFDNTREGLNLGEGAAFVVLESQEMATRRGVVPHAYLTGYGNACDAFHQTASSNDGEGAVLSMELALEMTHLTPKDIQYVNAHGTGTPNNDESESVALQRVFGENMPLVSSTKSFTGHTTSASGGIETVICILAMQHNFVPANLGWNCQMANGITPTLGVENIHLEHILCNSFGFGGNDTSLVISAHPVEETSEREGCGKEIKVLSHVEMTSEAELENIRKYVKPLEARRLGKIMKGSLLASLEALAQAGIEKPDAIITGTTYGCLENSERLLEQLKEEGEVMLKPTYFMQSTHNTIGSNIAIKTHCHGYNATYTQGMQSLKWAMRDAELLLQSGKVKTVLVGCHDESTPLFNSLLKRIGLAAEPAIHSIATVLSCGE; from the coding sequence ATGAACATAGCAATCACAGGAGAAGGCATTATCTCTGCTATTGGTCTGAACAAGCAAGAGGTGCTACAATCATTGCTTGAGAAGCGGAGTGGGATAGGAGAAATGAAGTTTCTTCAATCAACTCATCATGAATTGCCTGTTGGAGAAGTTGGTCTGTCAAATGAACAGATGAAAGGAATACTTGGTATTCCTGTGTCTCAGATGATGAGCCGTACAGCTCTGATGGGTATCATTGCCATACAACAGGCTTTAGAGGATGCTGATATTAAGATTGCTGACATCTTAGAAAGGAAAAAGAATGGTTCTCCTTTACGTATTGTCCTCATCTCTGGTACAACAGTAGGAGGTATGGATCTTACAGAACTTTGTTTTGATGATCTTGATAAAGCAGATTTAGAATTCTTAAAGCATCATGACAGTGGAAGCTGTACAAACTTTATGGCTGATTACTTTGGAATCTTTACTGAAGTAACAACGCTGTCTACTGCGTGCTCATCGGCTGCCAATGCCATAATGTTTGGTGCGCGACTCCTGAAAGCTGGGGCTGCAGATATTGTCGTTGCAGGAGGAACTGAAGCTTTAACTCGTTTTCATCTCAATGGCTTTAATTCTTTGATGATACTCGATCATCATCGTTGTCGTCCGTTTGATAATACACGAGAGGGACTGAATTTAGGCGAAGGAGCAGCCTTTGTAGTTTTAGAATCTCAGGAGATGGCTACTCGTAGAGGAGTGGTTCCACATGCTTATCTAACAGGGTATGGGAATGCCTGCGATGCTTTCCATCAAACGGCCTCGTCAAATGACGGAGAAGGCGCGGTACTTTCAATGGAGTTAGCCTTAGAAATGACGCATTTGACTCCCAAAGATATCCAATATGTAAACGCGCATGGCACTGGAACGCCTAATAATGATGAGAGTGAGAGCGTTGCATTACAGAGAGTTTTCGGTGAGAATATGCCGTTGGTGTCCAGCACAAAGTCATTTACCGGTCATACAACAAGTGCATCTGGCGGTATAGAGACCGTTATTTGTATCTTAGCAATGCAACATAATTTTGTTCCAGCAAACTTGGGTTGGAACTGTCAGATGGCAAATGGCATTACTCCTACACTCGGAGTAGAGAATATCCACTTAGAACATATACTCTGTAATTCGTTTGGTTTTGGAGGCAATGATACCTCTTTGGTGATTTCAGCACATCCTGTTGAGGAAACTTCTGAACGAGAAGGCTGCGGAAAAGAGATTAAAGTTCTCTCTCATGTAGAAATGACCTCAGAGGCAGAGCTTGAAAATATTCGCAAATATGTTAAGCCTTTGGAAGCCCGTCGCTTAGGAAAAATCATGAAGGGCTCGCTTCTTGCATCTTTAGAGGCATTGGCTCAGGCTGGTATTGAAAAGCCAGATGCTATTATTACTGGTACGACGTATGGGTGTCTGGAGAATAGTGAACGGCTGTTAGAACAGTTAAAAGAAGAGGGAGAAGTTATGCTGAAACCCACCTATTTCATGCAAAGTACTCATAATACGATAGGAAGTAATATCGCTATCAAGACTCATTGTCATGGTTATAATGCTACATATACTCAAGGGATGCAATCTTTGAAATGGGCAATGCGTGATGCAGAATTACTCTTACAGAGTGGGAAGGTGAAAACCGTTCTTGTTGGTTGTCATGATGAGAGTACACCTCTTTTTAATTCTTTATTAAAGCGTATCGGACTTGCAGCAGAGCCTGCCATACATTCAATTGCAACGGTTTTGTCATGTGGAGAGTAA
- a CDS encoding EamA family transporter yields the protein MWRVIILAIIQSSLLAGGQVFLKFALQKMLPFGWTRAFWFSLLLNWQFACSGLFFGASSILWMYIVKHYPLSVAYPMISLSYVFGLIAAILFFHESVSMMKWVGVSLIILGCCLIAK from the coding sequence ATGTGGAGAGTAATCATATTAGCAATCATCCAAAGTTCACTTTTGGCAGGAGGACAGGTGTTCTTGAAGTTTGCACTTCAGAAGATGCTTCCCTTTGGTTGGACACGAGCGTTTTGGTTTAGCTTACTGCTTAACTGGCAATTTGCATGTAGTGGTTTGTTTTTCGGGGCGAGTTCTATCCTTTGGATGTATATAGTGAAGCATTATCCATTGAGCGTAGCTTATCCGATGATTAGTTTGAGTTATGTGTTTGGGCTTATAGCAGCAATACTCTTTTTCCATGAGTCTGTATCAATGATGAAGTGGGTGGGAGTAAGCCTTATTATTTTAGGTTGCTGTTTAATAGCCAAGTAA
- a CDS encoding LolA family protein, with translation MKKLLLFFMVLCIANANAQSFNETTVRQQIENAAANMKTMQCDFVQTKTLRMLNDKMVSRGKMYYQQSDKLRWEYTSPYSYTFILNDSKVLISKGKRNDVINVEQSKFFKEIARIMMNSVVGKCLNDKKDFKVSLSATPTEYIATLFPQQKQMQQMFQKIILHFNRQRAMVAKVELVEKRGDHTVIEMKNVKVNSPINAKVFTIN, from the coding sequence ATGAAAAAGTTATTGTTATTTTTTATGGTTTTGTGTATAGCTAATGCCAATGCACAAAGTTTTAATGAGACTACTGTCAGGCAGCAGATAGAGAACGCTGCTGCAAATATGAAGACAATGCAATGTGATTTTGTGCAGACGAAGACACTCCGCATGCTTAATGATAAAATGGTGTCACGAGGCAAAATGTATTACCAACAAAGTGATAAACTTCGTTGGGAATATACTTCTCCTTATTCATACACCTTTATATTGAATGATTCAAAGGTCCTTATAAGTAAAGGTAAACGTAATGATGTCATTAATGTAGAGCAAAGCAAGTTTTTCAAGGAGATTGCGCGCATCATGATGAATAGCGTCGTAGGCAAATGCTTGAATGATAAGAAAGATTTTAAGGTAAGTCTTTCTGCAACACCGACAGAATACATTGCAACACTTTTTCCACAACAGAAACAGATGCAACAGATGTTTCAGAAGATAATCCTTCATTTTAACAGACAGCGAGCTATGGTTGCAAAGGTTGAACTTGTTGAGAAGCGTGGTGACCATACTGTTATTGAGATGAAAAACGTAAAAGTTAACAGTCCAATTAATGCAAAGGTTTTTACTATCAATTAG
- a CDS encoding hydroxymyristoyl-ACP dehydratase has product MQLKNNIYKIIGKEDESGVVDYTIQLIPSCFIYQAHFPGEPITPGVCIVQIGKELIEELLAEQTSKPQTLEIIKVKNVKFLSVISPNETKQLVYQVKKMDLSEDGTKVEAQVVVLSEHKTMAKISLVMQCV; this is encoded by the coding sequence ATGCAACTGAAGAATAATATCTATAAGATAATTGGTAAGGAAGACGAAAGCGGTGTCGTTGATTATACAATTCAACTCATTCCTTCTTGTTTTATCTATCAGGCTCATTTCCCTGGTGAACCTATCACTCCTGGTGTTTGTATTGTTCAGATTGGCAAAGAACTTATTGAAGAATTGTTGGCAGAACAAACATCAAAGCCTCAGACGTTGGAAATTATCAAGGTGAAGAATGTGAAATTTCTTTCTGTGATTTCTCCAAATGAAACGAAACAACTTGTTTATCAAGTTAAGAAAATGGACTTGTCAGAGGATGGAACGAAGGTTGAAGCGCAGGTGGTAGTACTTTCTGAGCACAAAACGATGGCTAAGATTTCTTTAGTGATGCAATGCGTATGA
- a CDS encoding 1-acyl-sn-glycerol-3-phosphate acyltransferase, with translation MEIRTIQKDRKEGASKFNLRHTLLYAGKGLPDSNIKEQLRRRSICVVIPTYNNGGTIKAVVEKTLCYCDDVIVVADGCTDNTMDILHGIAHITIVSYPQNKGKGHALKMGFRKALEAGFSYAITLDGDGQHYPEDILLFLKANQEFPQSLIIGNRQLEGADRSGGSKFANQFSNFWFYVQTGRALKDTQTGYRLYPLRKLHGLSLLTSRYEAELELLVFASWHGVKIVSVPVGVYYPPRAERVSHFRPGVDFARISMLNTVLCILAVVYGMPLRLGRLFMLFLRTAYSLLFFLFFTLVIFTPFVWIYTRFGKMTEKKRYRLHLLIYHASRFVMIHHGIPGTKFHYKMPDGLDFNTPRIIICNHQSHLDLMCQLVFTPKIVFLTNAWVWNNPFYGSLIRNAEYLPVKEGIEEIMPHLRSLIERGYSIAVYPEGTRSKDCRIGRFHQGAFYLAKEFNLEVLPMYLYGPGKILPKTSYHLHKGTFCIEVDKPLTQNELSAMGDLKKQASTMRRRYIQKYEEIANRLEQ, from the coding sequence ATGGAAATCAGAACAATCCAAAAAGACAGGAAAGAGGGTGCGTCAAAGTTTAATCTTCGACATACCCTTTTATACGCGGGAAAGGGTTTGCCGGACAGCAATATAAAAGAACAGTTAAGGCGCAGGTCTATCTGTGTTGTTATTCCTACTTACAATAATGGGGGAACCATAAAAGCTGTAGTCGAGAAAACTCTTTGCTACTGCGATGATGTTATTGTTGTTGCAGATGGTTGTACGGATAATACCATGGATATACTACATGGAATTGCTCATATTACAATTGTTTCATATCCGCAAAATAAAGGTAAAGGCCATGCCTTGAAAATGGGATTTAGGAAAGCATTGGAGGCAGGATTTTCTTATGCAATTACTCTTGACGGAGATGGGCAGCATTATCCTGAAGATATCTTACTGTTCTTAAAAGCCAATCAGGAATTTCCTCAATCATTGATTATTGGCAATAGGCAGTTAGAAGGTGCGGATCGTTCTGGAGGAAGTAAGTTTGCAAATCAGTTCTCTAATTTTTGGTTTTATGTGCAAACGGGTAGGGCATTAAAAGATACGCAAACAGGATATCGTCTTTATCCTTTGCGAAAGTTGCATGGATTATCATTGCTCACTTCACGTTATGAGGCAGAGTTGGAGTTGCTTGTTTTTGCATCGTGGCACGGTGTGAAAATTGTTTCTGTTCCTGTTGGAGTTTATTATCCTCCGCGTGCAGAGCGCGTAAGTCATTTCAGACCGGGTGTGGACTTTGCGAGAATAAGTATGCTTAATACTGTATTATGCATTTTGGCTGTTGTTTATGGTATGCCTTTACGTTTAGGTAGACTGTTTATGTTATTCCTGCGAACGGCTTATTCCTTATTATTCTTTCTTTTTTTTACGTTGGTAATCTTTACGCCCTTTGTTTGGATTTACACGAGGTTTGGAAAGATGACCGAGAAGAAGAGGTATCGTCTTCACCTGCTTATTTATCATGCATCCCGATTTGTGATGATACATCATGGTATACCAGGAACAAAGTTTCACTACAAGATGCCTGATGGCTTGGATTTTAACACCCCCCGAATTATTATCTGTAATCATCAGTCTCATCTTGATTTGATGTGTCAGTTGGTTTTCACACCGAAAATAGTTTTCCTTACCAATGCCTGGGTTTGGAATAATCCATTTTATGGTTCTCTTATCCGCAATGCAGAATATCTGCCGGTTAAAGAGGGAATAGAAGAGATTATGCCTCATCTACGTTCGCTTATAGAGCGTGGTTACAGTATAGCAGTTTATCCGGAAGGCACGCGGTCTAAGGATTGCAGGATAGGGCGGTTTCATCAAGGAGCTTTCTATTTGGCAAAAGAGTTTAATTTAGAGGTCCTCCCAATGTATCTTTATGGACCAGGAAAAATACTTCCTAAGACAAGTTATCATTTACATAAAGGAACATTCTGTATAGAGGTGGATAAACCTTTAACACAGAATGAACTTTCTGCAATGGGTGATTTGAAGAAACAAGCTTCAACGATGCGTAGGCGATATATACAGAAATATGAAGAGATAGCTAACAGATTGGAACAATGA
- a CDS encoding phytoene desaturase family protein, which produces MIKQEKVVIIGSGLGGLSSGVILAKNGYDVTVLEQGNQIGGCLQCFTRHGAKFETGMHFIGSAAPGQTLNKLMKYLEIDEEVTLSQLDSQGYDVVALGGKQYQFANGKEAFVKKMSEYFPDQHANLVKYCDLVEDIANASSLHSLKYAESDAALNMEYQLRSINEVIDEIITNPTLAKVLVGNLPLYAAEKDKTPFSTHAFIMDFYNQSAFRVKGGSDKIAFALTDTIKRYGGEVLTRKKVTKIICDESHAVGVEVSNEEVIPCNIVISDTHPMRTLEMLDTKLIRPAFRKRINNIPQTVGGFSVYLHFKDKTVPYLNYNYYGYQYESPWDCEKYTEESWPKGFLYMHFCPDDDTQYASTGVILSYMQMSDVEKWRGTSVGKRGKAYEEFKKAKAEKLLSVLEMHFPGIRSKIQTYYTSTPLTYLDYTGTEGGSMYGNAKDINLGSACRVPQRTKVPNVYLTGQNINSHGMLGVLVGAIVTCSELLSAKTIYE; this is translated from the coding sequence ATGATAAAGCAAGAGAAGGTTGTTATTATAGGTAGTGGTCTTGGCGGTTTATCGTCTGGTGTAATCTTGGCAAAGAACGGCTACGATGTAACTGTATTGGAACAAGGAAATCAGATTGGTGGATGCTTGCAGTGCTTTACACGTCATGGTGCAAAGTTTGAAACAGGCATGCATTTCATTGGAAGTGCTGCACCTGGCCAGACCTTGAATAAGTTGATGAAATATTTAGAGATAGATGAGGAAGTGACACTTTCACAACTTGATTCTCAAGGATATGATGTTGTGGCTTTAGGTGGGAAGCAATATCAGTTTGCTAATGGAAAAGAAGCTTTTGTTAAGAAGATGTCTGAATATTTTCCAGATCAACATGCCAACTTGGTGAAGTATTGTGATTTGGTTGAAGATATAGCCAATGCATCTTCCTTGCATTCCCTAAAGTATGCCGAGTCTGATGCAGCGCTTAATATGGAGTATCAGTTGCGGTCTATCAATGAAGTAATAGATGAGATTATCACCAATCCCACTTTAGCTAAAGTGCTGGTTGGAAATCTCCCTCTTTATGCAGCAGAGAAGGATAAGACTCCTTTCTCCACACATGCCTTTATCATGGATTTCTATAATCAGAGTGCGTTTCGGGTAAAGGGCGGTAGTGATAAGATTGCTTTTGCATTGACTGATACCATCAAGCGTTATGGTGGGGAAGTGCTAACGAGGAAGAAGGTAACTAAGATTATTTGTGATGAAAGTCATGCGGTTGGCGTTGAAGTGAGTAATGAAGAGGTCATACCTTGTAATATTGTCATTTCTGACACACATCCAATGCGTACATTGGAGATGCTTGATACAAAATTAATTCGTCCTGCTTTTCGTAAAAGAATCAATAATATTCCGCAAACCGTAGGAGGCTTTTCTGTTTATTTGCATTTCAAGGACAAGACTGTTCCTTATCTTAATTATAACTATTATGGTTATCAGTATGAAAGTCCTTGGGATTGTGAAAAGTATACAGAAGAGAGTTGGCCTAAGGGGTTTCTCTATATGCATTTTTGTCCAGACGATGATACACAATATGCTTCCACGGGCGTCATCCTTTCGTATATGCAGATGTCTGATGTAGAAAAATGGAGAGGAACTTCTGTTGGTAAGCGGGGGAAAGCGTATGAAGAATTTAAGAAAGCAAAAGCAGAAAAACTTCTAAGCGTGTTGGAGATGCATTTCCCTGGGATACGTTCAAAAATTCAAACCTATTACACTTCAACCCCTCTTACGTATCTTGATTATACAGGAACAGAAGGAGGCTCTATGTATGGTAATGCTAAGGATATCAACTTGGGGAGTGCCTGCAGGGTTCCACAACGGACAAAGGTTCCCAATGTTTATCTTACAGGGCAGAATATCAATTCGCATGGTATGTTAGGTGTCTTGGTGGGTGCAATTGTTACCTGTAGTGAATTATTGTCAGCAAAGACAATCTATGAATAG
- a CDS encoding phytoene desaturase family protein, whose protein sequence is MRTAVIIGGGLGGLFTGAILSKEGFKVTVLEKNTTVGGGLQNFKRFGLKFDTGMHVIGGMRPGGNIYRICQYLGIVDKVSLMNVDDECTDSLYFAEDKHTYHIQKGREGFVNSLAEHFPNEKENLKAYVDAVFGLVDEISLFHLRPSSDMLTTHSDNFMIAADAFIAKYIKDPKLRSVVAYMNPLYGGRGDESPAFVHAIISSLYMQGASRFVGGSDKFADLLVSVIESAGGTIHKNEGVEWGEVNNRHIDFVRTNKNNQYQADYYISAIHPCALLKLLPERAFPKAYRTRLDSIPNSYSAFSVYIKLKPDTFPYINHSEYYMTRYDEIWNFGKPDKQWPLGFLFMTPPEEHQGPYSTKALITAPMLYEDVAQWEDTKVGRRGADYETWKEEKSQLLLNKVEEFHPGFKACIDEINTATPLTIRDFYGAKEGTMCGFSKDYKNMVASQLPVVTKVDNLLLTGQNNNLPGFCGVPLTAINTVEAILGRNYIVNKINAIVNE, encoded by the coding sequence ATGAGAACAGCAGTAATCATAGGTGGCGGATTAGGTGGTTTATTTACTGGAGCAATACTGTCCAAAGAGGGTTTTAAGGTTACGGTCTTGGAGAAGAATACAACAGTAGGTGGCGGCCTGCAGAACTTCAAGCGTTTTGGCTTGAAATTCGATACAGGGATGCATGTTATTGGGGGAATGCGTCCTGGAGGCAACATCTATCGTATCTGTCAGTATTTAGGTATAGTAGACAAGGTGTCATTGATGAACGTCGATGACGAATGTACCGATAGTTTGTATTTCGCAGAAGATAAGCATACTTATCATATACAAAAGGGGAGGGAGGGATTTGTAAACTCTCTGGCAGAGCATTTCCCTAACGAAAAAGAAAATCTTAAAGCTTATGTAGATGCCGTATTTGGTCTTGTAGATGAGATAAGTCTATTTCATCTTCGTCCATCTTCTGACATGCTGACTACGCACTCGGATAATTTCATGATAGCGGCAGATGCTTTCATTGCAAAGTATATCAAAGATCCTAAACTTCGCAGTGTTGTTGCTTACATGAATCCCCTCTATGGTGGACGGGGAGATGAAAGTCCTGCCTTTGTCCATGCTATTATCAGTTCGCTTTATATGCAGGGGGCAAGTCGATTTGTTGGCGGGAGTGATAAGTTTGCCGACTTGTTGGTTTCTGTCATCGAGTCGGCTGGTGGAACAATCCATAAAAACGAAGGTGTTGAGTGGGGCGAAGTAAACAATCGTCATATAGATTTCGTAAGGACCAATAAGAATAATCAGTATCAAGCCGATTACTATATCTCGGCAATTCATCCATGTGCTTTGTTAAAGCTCTTGCCAGAGAGGGCTTTCCCAAAAGCTTATCGTACAAGGCTTGATTCTATTCCAAATTCTTATTCTGCTTTTTCTGTATATATCAAGTTGAAGCCCGATACCTTCCCCTATATCAATCACTCTGAATATTATATGACGAGGTATGATGAGATATGGAATTTTGGAAAGCCAGATAAACAATGGCCTTTAGGATTTCTCTTTATGACTCCTCCGGAAGAACATCAAGGCCCTTATAGCACCAAGGCTTTGATAACAGCTCCTATGTTGTACGAAGATGTGGCACAATGGGAGGATACTAAGGTGGGCAGGCGTGGTGCCGATTATGAAACTTGGAAAGAAGAGAAGTCTCAATTGCTGTTAAACAAAGTAGAAGAGTTTCATCCCGGTTTCAAAGCTTGTATTGATGAGATAAATACGGCTACACCTCTCACCATTCGTGACTTCTACGGAGCGAAAGAGGGCACGATGTGTGGCTTTAGTAAAGACTATAAGAACATGGTCGCCTCTCAGCTTCCTGTGGTTACAAAGGTTGATAATCTTTTGCTGACAGGGCAGAATAATAACCTTCCGGGCTTCTGTGGTGTTCCGCTCACAGCAATCAATACTGTTGAGGCAATCTTGGGAAGAAATTATATTGTGAATAAGATAAACGCTATAGTCAATGAATAG